In the genome of Acidimicrobiales bacterium, the window GCGACGGTGCGGCGTACCGACCCTGGGCGTCGTGCCGAACCTGCCCGGCGTCCCCATCGATGCCGAGGACTCCCTGGCGCTCGATCACGCCGATCCGTCGCCGGTGGGCACGGGCGACGTGCTCGACGTCGCCGCCGTCCGGTGGCCCCTGGTCGCCAACGCCGGCGACGTCGACCCGCTGCGGATGGAGCCCGGCGTGCAGGTGCGCTGGGTCCGCTCGGTCACCGAGCTGGGCCGCCCCGACCTGGTGTTCCTTCCCGGCTCGAAGGCGACCCGGTCCGACCTGGCGTGGTTCGTCTCGACCGGCTTGGCCGCGGCGGTCGAGCGCCTGGACGGTGTGCCGGTGGTCGCCGTGTGCGCCGGCCTGCAGATGTGCGGCGACGTGATCGCTGACCCGCAGGGCGTCGAGGGCCCACCGGGCACCGACACCGCCCTCGGGTGGCTCCCGGTCACCAGCAGCTTCGCCGGCCCGAAGGTGCTGGACCGGCCGTCGGGACGGGTGGTCGACGGCCCCGGCGCCGGCGAGCGGGTGGCCGGCTACCGCATCCACCACGGTCGGGTCCGGTCCACCGACCCGGCGCTGCGGGCCTGGCTCCTGGCCGACGACGGCGCCCCCCTCGGCTGGCACTCGGGTCGCCTCTACACCACCAGCCTCCACGCCCTGTTCGAGGACGACGGCTTCCGCGCCGCGCTGCTGGCGCACGTCGCCCAGGTCGCCGGCAAGCGGTGGTCCCCCACCGGCGTCTCGTTCGCCGCCGCCCGCCTGGCCCGCCTCGACGCCGTCGCCGACGCCCTCGAAGCGCACCTCGACCTGGCGGCCCTCACCCGCATCATCCGTCTCGGCGAGCGGTCGTTGGAGAAGAGCCCGCTGTGATCCTGCTGTTGAGCAACGCCGACACGGAGCTGCTGGCGTTGCGGACGATCCTGCACCGCCTGCCCGACGGCTTCCCGCCGGTCCGGGCCGCCAACCCGGCGGTGCTGGGCCAGGCCCCGTCGCTCGACGGCGTCGAGGCCGTGGTCATCCGGCTGCTGGGCGGGCGGGCGTCGTGGGAGGCGCCGTTCGACCGGCTGCGGGCCGACTGCCTCGCGGCCGGCGTCCCGTTCGTCGCCGTGGGCGGCGAGGTCACGCCCGACCCCGAGATGGCGGCGCTGTCGACCGTGCCGACCGGCCTGGCCACCGAGGCCCACCGGTACCTGGCGGGCGGCGGTCCGGCCAACGTCGAGCAGCTGCTCCGCTTCGTCGCCGACACCGTCCTGCTGGGCGGGTACGGCTTCGGGCCCCCCGTGCCCGTGCCGATGGCGGGCATCTACTCGTCGCCGGCCGTCGCTCAGGACGGGCAGTCGCGGCCACAGCCGCAGCCGCGGGTCGGCGTGATCTTCTACCGGGCGCACCTGCTGGCGGGGAACACCCAGTTCGTCGACGACCTGTGCGGGGCGCTCGACGCCGCCGGGGTCGAGCCCGTCGCCGTGTACTGCTACTCGCTCCGGCCCGACGAGACCGGCCGGGTGGCCGCCCTCGACCTGGTGCGGGACGCCGGCGTCGATGCCCTGGTCACCTGCGTGCTGGCGATGGGGTCGACCGGCACCGGTGGCACCGCCGCCACCCTCTCGCCCGACGAGACGTGGGACGTCGGCGACCTGGCCGCCCTGGGCGTACCCGTGCTGCAGGCGCCCTCGTCGAACCGTCCCCGCGACACCTGGCTCGCCGACGCCGCCGGCCTCTCACCGCTCGACGTCGCCACCGGGATCGCCATCCCCGAGTTCGACGGGCGCATCATCGGGCCCGCCTTCTCCTTCAAGGAGACCGTCGACGACGGCGGCGACCTGGGCACGCCGGTGGTCGCCTCCCGCACCGACCCCGAGCGGACGCGGCGGGTCGCCGGCATCGCCGCCCGGCTGGCACGGCTGCGCCACACCCCCGCCGCCGACAAGCGGGTGGCGATCGTGCTGTCCGCCTACCCGACCAAGCGCAGCCGGCTGGGCAACGCCGTCGGACTCGACACCCCGGCGTCGACGATCCGCCTGCTGGAGGCGCTGCGGGATGCCGGTTACGCGGTCGGCGACATCCCCCGCGACGGCGACGCGCTGATGGCGGCGCTCGCCGACCGGCTCACCTACGAGACCCCCGAGCTGACGGCCGCCGAGGCGGCGCTGGCGGTGGGCCACATGCCGGGCGACCAGTACTCGGCCTGGTTCTCGGGCCTGCCGGCCGACGCCCGGGAGCAGGTGGAGTCGGTGTGGGGGCCCGCCCCCGGTGCCGTCTACCTCGACACCGACGGGCTCGACCTGGTGTTCCCCGGGCTCGACTTCGGCAACGTGCTGGTCACCATCCAGCCGCCCCGGGGCTTCGGCTCCGACCCCATCGGCACCTACCACGCCCCGGACATCCCGCCGCCCCACCACTACCTGGCCTTCTACCGCTGGCTGGACGACGTGTGGGGCGCCGACGCCGTCGTCCACATGGGCAAGCACGGCACGCTCGAGTGGCTGCCCGGGAAGGCGAACGCCCTCTCGGCCTCGTGCTTCCCCGACGCCGCGCTGGGCGACGTGCCGTTCGTCTACCCCTTCGTGGTCAACGACCCGGGTGAGGGGACGCAGGCCAAGCGGCGCACGCACGCCGTCGTCGTCGACCACCTCGTACCGCCGATGACCCGGGCCGACACCTACGACGAGCTGGCCCGGCTGGAGCAGCTGCTCGACGCCTACGCCCAGGCACAGGCGATGGACCCGACGAAGCTGCCGGCGCTGCGCCAGCAGGTGTGGGACCTGCTGGTGGAGGCAGAGATCCACCGCGACCTGGGTCTGGCGTCGTCGGCCGGGACGGCGCCGGGCGACGACGAGTTCGACGACCTGCTGCTCCACGTCGACGGCTACCTGTGCGCGCTGAAGGACGCCCAGATCCGGGGAGGGCTGCACGTGTTCGGCTCCGCGCCGGTCGACGACGCCCTGGTCGACATGGTGCTGGGCATCACCCGGCTGTCGCAGGGGTCGGTGCCGTCGCTGCGGGGCCTGGTGGCCGAGTCGCTGGGCGTCGACCTGGCGGCCGGGCGGCGGGTCGAGGTCGACGCCGTGGAGGCCGAGTGCCGCCGGCGGGTCTTGGCGCTGGCGGCCCGAAACTTCGACACAGACGGCGCTCTGGCGACCACTTCTGTCGAAGTTTCGGCCGTCGAACAGTGGATCTGCTCCCGGCTGGTCCCGGCGCTGCGCCGGACGCCCGACGAGATCGCCAACACGCTCGGCGCCCTCGACGGTCGCTACGTGCCGGCCGGGCCGAGCGGCGCACCCACCCGGGGCGGCGCCCACGTGCTGCCGACCGGGCGCAACTTCTACTCGGTCGACCCCAAGGCGCTGCCGTCGCCGCTGTCGTGGGAGGTCGGCCAGCGGCTGGCGTCGGCGCTGGTGGAGCGGCACGTCGCCGAGACCGGCGAGCCGCCCCGCACCGTCGGGCTGGTGCTGTGGGGCACGGCGGCCATGCGCACCGGCGGCGACGATGCCGCCCAGGCGCTGGCGCTGCTCGGCGTGCGACCCGTCTGGGAGCCCGAGTCGCAGCGGGTGACCGGGTTGCGGGAGATCCCGCTCTCGGAGCTGGGGCGGCCCCGGGTCGACGTGACGCTGCGGATCTCCGGCTTCTTCCGTGACGCCTTCCCCCACCTCATCTCGTTGCTGGACGACGCGGTGGCGCTGGTGGCGGCGTTGGACGAACCGGCCGACCAGAACCCGGTGCGCGCCGCCGGCACGGCCGACGCCCGCATGTACGGGCCTCCACCGGGGGGCTACGGGTCGGGCATCCTGCCGGTGCTGGAGCGGGGGTCGTGGCGCACCGACGCCGACCTGGCCGAGGTGTACCTGGCGTGGTCGGGGTTCGCCTACGGGCGGGGCCGGTTCGGCGAGGCCGCCCCCGAGGCGATGCGGCGCCGGTTCGCCGCCATCGAGGTGGCGGTCAAGAACCAGGACAACCGCGAGCACGACATCTTCGACAGCGACGACTACCTGCAGGACCACGGCGGCATGGTCGCGGCGGTGCGCTCCCTGACCGGCCGGTCCCCCCGGGCGTGGTTCGGCGACACCTCGGATCCCGCCGCGCCCCAGGTCAGGGCGCTGTCGGAGGAGGCGGCCCGGGTGGTGCGCAGCCGGGTGCTGAACCCCCGCTGGATCGACGCCATGCGGCGCCACGGCTACAAAGGCGCCTTCGAGCTGGCGGCGACCGTCGACTACCTGTTCGGCTACGACGCGACGGCGCAGGTGGTGGAGGACTGGATGTACGAGCGAGTGACGTCGGCCTACGTGGGTGACCCGGCCTTGCGGGAGTTCTTCGCCCAGTCGAACCCGACGGCCCTGCGCTCCATCGCCGAACGGCTGTTGGAAGCCGACCGGCGGGGCATGTGGGACGCGTCCGACGCCGCCCGGAAGACCCTGGTCGACGCCGTGTTGGAGGCCGAGGGCTGGGAGGAGTCCCGATGAAGGACGCGTTCCCGTTCTCGGCCGTGGTGGGGCAGGACGAGGCGCGGCTGGCGTTGCTGCTGGCCGCGGTCGACCCGGCGATCGGGGGCGTGCTGCTGCGGGGCGAGAAGGGCTCGGCCAAGTCGACGCTGGCCCGGGGGCTGGCGGGCCTGCTGCCCGGGGGTGCGCCATTCGTGGAGCTGCCCGTCGGGGCGACCGAGGACCGGGTGCTGGGCAGCCTCGACCTGCGGGCCGCGCTGGAGGGAGCCGGGGAGCAGTTCCGGCCCGGCCTGCTGGCGGCCGCGCACGGCGGGGTGCTGTACGTCGACGAGGTGAACCTGCTGCCGGACCACCTGGTCGACGCCCTGCTCGACGCCGCCGCCTCGGGGGTGCACCGGGTGGAGCGTGACGGGGTGTCGCACGAGCACCCGGCCCGGTTCGTGCTGTTGGGCTCGATGAACCCGGAGGAGGGCGAGCTGCGGCCGCAGCTGCTCGACCGCTTCGGGCTGGCCGTCGAGGTGGCGACGCCGCGGGACCCGGTCCTGCGGGCCGAGGCCGTCCGCCGCCGCCTGGCCCACGACGCGGGGGCGCCGGTGGCGGCCGCTGCCGCGGGCGACGAGGAGCTGCGCTGGCGCCTGGCCGCCGCCCGGTCGGCGGAGCTGCCCGACGAGGTCGTGTCGTTCGCGGCACGGCTGGCCGTGAGCGTGGGTGCCGAGAGCCTGCGGGCCGACCTGGTGCTGTGCCGTGCGGCGGCGGCTTTGGCCGGCTGGGAGGGTCGGGTCGCGGCCGACGAGGACGACGTGGCCCGGGTCGCGCCGCTGGCGCTGGCCCACCGCCGCCGTCGTCGCCCGTTCGACCCGCCGTCGCTGTCGCCGGAGGAGCTCGCCTCGGCGCTCGACGACGCCCACTCGTCCTCGTCGTCGGCCTCGTCCGATGACGACCCGCCGTCGCCGCCCGAGGGTTCCGACGGTGCCGACTCTGGCTCTGGATC includes:
- a CDS encoding cobyric acid synthase; protein product: MSGFDGLRGGVMVCGTTSDAGKSFVVAGLCRLLARNGVRVAPFKAQNMANNAAVTADGAEIGHAQWVQAFAAGVSPTVDMNPVLLKPTSERTSQVVVRGQVVGEMSARAYHEAKPSLRPVVLAALESLRAEFDVVVCEGAGSPAEINLLDHDLVNLGIADAAGLPALVVGDIDRGGVFASLYGTVELLPPALRARVAGFVVNRLRGDPSLLGDACAELERRCGVPTLGVVPNLPGVPIDAEDSLALDHADPSPVGTGDVLDVAAVRWPLVANAGDVDPLRMEPGVQVRWVRSVTELGRPDLVFLPGSKATRSDLAWFVSTGLAAAVERLDGVPVVAVCAGLQMCGDVIADPQGVEGPPGTDTALGWLPVTSSFAGPKVLDRPSGRVVDGPGAGERVAGYRIHHGRVRSTDPALRAWLLADDGAPLGWHSGRLYTTSLHALFEDDGFRAALLAHVAQVAGKRWSPTGVSFAAARLARLDAVADALEAHLDLAALTRIIRLGERSLEKSPL
- the cobN gene encoding cobaltochelatase subunit CobN, whose protein sequence is MILLLSNADTELLALRTILHRLPDGFPPVRAANPAVLGQAPSLDGVEAVVIRLLGGRASWEAPFDRLRADCLAAGVPFVAVGGEVTPDPEMAALSTVPTGLATEAHRYLAGGGPANVEQLLRFVADTVLLGGYGFGPPVPVPMAGIYSSPAVAQDGQSRPQPQPRVGVIFYRAHLLAGNTQFVDDLCGALDAAGVEPVAVYCYSLRPDETGRVAALDLVRDAGVDALVTCVLAMGSTGTGGTAATLSPDETWDVGDLAALGVPVLQAPSSNRPRDTWLADAAGLSPLDVATGIAIPEFDGRIIGPAFSFKETVDDGGDLGTPVVASRTDPERTRRVAGIAARLARLRHTPAADKRVAIVLSAYPTKRSRLGNAVGLDTPASTIRLLEALRDAGYAVGDIPRDGDALMAALADRLTYETPELTAAEAALAVGHMPGDQYSAWFSGLPADAREQVESVWGPAPGAVYLDTDGLDLVFPGLDFGNVLVTIQPPRGFGSDPIGTYHAPDIPPPHHYLAFYRWLDDVWGADAVVHMGKHGTLEWLPGKANALSASCFPDAALGDVPFVYPFVVNDPGEGTQAKRRTHAVVVDHLVPPMTRADTYDELARLEQLLDAYAQAQAMDPTKLPALRQQVWDLLVEAEIHRDLGLASSAGTAPGDDEFDDLLLHVDGYLCALKDAQIRGGLHVFGSAPVDDALVDMVLGITRLSQGSVPSLRGLVAESLGVDLAAGRRVEVDAVEAECRRRVLALAARNFDTDGALATTSVEVSAVEQWICSRLVPALRRTPDEIANTLGALDGRYVPAGPSGAPTRGGAHVLPTGRNFYSVDPKALPSPLSWEVGQRLASALVERHVAETGEPPRTVGLVLWGTAAMRTGGDDAAQALALLGVRPVWEPESQRVTGLREIPLSELGRPRVDVTLRISGFFRDAFPHLISLLDDAVALVAALDEPADQNPVRAAGTADARMYGPPPGGYGSGILPVLERGSWRTDADLAEVYLAWSGFAYGRGRFGEAAPEAMRRRFAAIEVAVKNQDNREHDIFDSDDYLQDHGGMVAAVRSLTGRSPRAWFGDTSDPAAPQVRALSEEAARVVRSRVLNPRWIDAMRRHGYKGAFELAATVDYLFGYDATAQVVEDWMYERVTSAYVGDPALREFFAQSNPTALRSIAERLLEADRRGMWDASDAARKTLVDAVLEAEGWEESR
- a CDS encoding ATP-binding protein, with protein sequence MKDAFPFSAVVGQDEARLALLLAAVDPAIGGVLLRGEKGSAKSTLARGLAGLLPGGAPFVELPVGATEDRVLGSLDLRAALEGAGEQFRPGLLAAAHGGVLYVDEVNLLPDHLVDALLDAAASGVHRVERDGVSHEHPARFVLLGSMNPEEGELRPQLLDRFGLAVEVATPRDPVLRAEAVRRRLAHDAGAPVAAAAAGDEELRWRLAAARSAELPDEVVSFAARLAVSVGAESLRADLVLCRAAAALAGWEGRVAADEDDVARVAPLALAHRRRRRPFDPPSLSPEELASALDDAHSSSSSASSDDDPPSPPEGSDGADSGSGSGSGSGSDDSGGGPADAPENSPSWRDLAGDALSRPPDEGLGLDPNRRPMVEGRGRTVGHQLPASDDPQGVAVLATVRSALHRRLSDPDGPALTYDDLREPRRAEPQSRTVVLCVDTSGSMGTSARVDAATGAVLSLLADAYLQRDEVALVAFRDRDAAEVLPPTGSVELARARLADLPTGGPTPLAEGIATALAIAHRSSARGALPLLVLLTDGRATGAPDALTRAHDAARSVAAAGIESVVLDAEPPSPTALGLAAELATSMNARHIPLPQVTPRSIESVVRRSLTR